The following proteins are encoded in a genomic region of Mycolicibacterium confluentis:
- a CDS encoding acyl-CoA synthetase produces the protein MALNIADLAEHAIDAVPDRVALICGDQKLTYAELEEKANRLAHYLIDQGVKKDDKVGLYCRNRIEIVVAMLGIVKAGAILVNVNFRYVEGELKYLFENSDMVALVHERRYADRVTNVLPETPNIKTVLVVEDGSDDDYQRYGGVEFEAALAQASPDRDFGPRSEDDIYLLYTGGTTGFPKGVMWRHEDIYRVLFGGTDFATGEPIADEYGLAKQAKENAPMVRLPIPPMIHGATQSATWMALFSGQTVVLAPEFDADQVWRMIHEHKVNLLFFTGDAMARPLLDALLAHQDAGNEYDLSSLFLLASTAALFSTSLKEKFLELLPNRIITDSIGSSETGFGGTSIVAKGESHTGGPRVTIDKNTVVLDEDGNEVKPGSGVRGIIAKRGHIPVGYYKDEKKTAETFQTINGVRYAIPGDYAEVEADGSVTMLGRGSVSINSGGEKIYPEEVEAALKGHPDVFDALVVGVPDERFGQHVAAVVQPREGTRPTLAELDAFARTQIAGYKVPRSLWLVDEVKRSPAGKPDYRWAKDTTEERTADEVHANHVGAKA, from the coding sequence ATGGCCTTGAACATCGCGGATCTCGCCGAGCATGCCATCGATGCCGTGCCGGACCGTGTCGCACTCATCTGCGGCGACCAGAAGCTGACCTATGCCGAACTCGAGGAGAAAGCCAACCGCCTGGCGCACTACCTCATCGACCAGGGCGTCAAGAAGGACGACAAAGTCGGCCTGTACTGCCGAAACCGCATCGAGATCGTCGTCGCGATGCTCGGCATCGTCAAAGCCGGCGCGATCCTCGTCAACGTCAACTTCCGCTACGTCGAGGGCGAGCTGAAGTACCTGTTCGAGAACTCCGACATGGTCGCGCTGGTGCATGAGCGGCGCTACGCCGACCGCGTGACCAACGTGCTCCCGGAGACTCCGAACATCAAGACCGTCCTGGTGGTCGAGGACGGCTCCGACGACGACTACCAGCGCTACGGCGGTGTCGAGTTCGAGGCCGCGCTGGCGCAGGCCTCGCCGGACCGCGACTTCGGCCCGCGCAGCGAGGACGACATCTACCTGCTCTACACCGGTGGCACCACGGGCTTCCCCAAGGGCGTCATGTGGCGCCATGAGGACATCTACCGAGTCCTGTTCGGCGGCACCGACTTTGCGACGGGCGAGCCGATCGCCGACGAGTACGGACTGGCCAAGCAGGCCAAGGAGAACGCGCCGATGGTGCGTCTGCCGATCCCGCCGATGATCCACGGTGCCACGCAGTCGGCCACCTGGATGGCGCTGTTCTCCGGCCAGACCGTCGTGCTCGCACCGGAGTTCGACGCCGATCAGGTGTGGCGGATGATCCACGAGCACAAGGTGAACCTGCTGTTCTTCACCGGTGACGCGATGGCCCGCCCGCTTCTGGACGCCCTTCTGGCACATCAGGACGCCGGTAACGAGTACGACCTGTCGTCGCTGTTCCTGCTCGCCAGCACGGCCGCGCTGTTCTCCACGAGCCTCAAGGAGAAGTTCCTCGAACTGCTGCCCAACCGCATCATCACCGACTCGATCGGATCGTCGGAGACGGGATTCGGCGGCACCAGCATCGTGGCCAAGGGCGAGTCGCACACCGGCGGTCCCCGTGTCACGATCGACAAGAACACCGTCGTGCTCGACGAGGACGGCAACGAGGTCAAGCCTGGTTCCGGGGTGCGCGGCATCATCGCCAAGCGCGGCCACATTCCCGTCGGCTACTACAAGGACGAGAAGAAGACCGCCGAGACGTTCCAGACGATCAACGGCGTGCGCTACGCGATCCCGGGCGACTACGCCGAGGTCGAGGCCGACGGCAGCGTGACGATGCTCGGCCGCGGATCGGTGTCGATCAACAGCGGCGGCGAGAAGATCTACCCCGAAGAGGTCGAGGCCGCGCTCAAGGGCCACCCCGACGTGTTCGACGCACTGGTCGTCGGCGTGCCCGACGAGCGGTTCGGCCAACATGTCGCCGCCGTCGTGCAACCGCGTGAGGGCACCCGCCCGACGCTCGCCGAACTCGATGCCTTCGCCCGTACTCAGATCGCGGGATACAAAGTGCCGCGCAGCCTTTGGCTGGTCGACGAGGTCAAGCGGTCACCCGCGGGCAAGCCCGACTACCGATGGGCCAAGGACACCACCGAGGAGCGGACCGCAGACGAAGTGCATGCCAACCACGTGGGAGCCAAAGCCTGA
- a CDS encoding cytochrome P450 — translation MTVTVLDVDLTDGNFYASGEARDAYKWMRANQPVFRDRNGLAAAASYQAVLDAERNPELFSSTGGIRPDQPGMPYMIDMDDPAHVLRRKLVNAGFTRKRVMDRLPSIEQLCDTLIDGVIERGECDYVRSIAAPLPMAVIGDMLGVRPEERDMLLKWSDDLVCGLSSHLDESAVQSLMETFAAYTAFTMDVIAKRRAEPTDDLFSVLVNSEVEGSRMSDDEIVMETLLLLIGGDETTRHTLSGGTEQLLRHRDQWDSLVADPSLLPGAIEEMLRWTSPVKNMCRTLTADTEFHGTSLKAGEKIMLMFESANFDESVFGDPDEFRIDRNPNSHLAFGFGTHFCLGNQLARLELRIMLEHVLRRMPDLRLVDEDRLPLRPANFVSGLEEMPVVFTPGVLS, via the coding sequence ATGACGGTAACCGTTCTCGATGTGGACCTGACCGACGGAAACTTCTATGCCAGCGGTGAGGCACGCGACGCCTACAAGTGGATGCGGGCCAACCAGCCGGTGTTCCGGGATCGCAACGGATTGGCCGCGGCCGCCAGCTATCAAGCCGTTCTCGACGCCGAGCGCAACCCCGAACTGTTCTCCAGCACAGGCGGTATCCGGCCGGATCAGCCCGGTATGCCCTACATGATCGACATGGACGACCCCGCGCACGTGCTGCGGCGCAAGCTGGTCAACGCCGGGTTCACCCGCAAGCGCGTCATGGACCGGTTGCCGTCGATCGAGCAGTTGTGCGACACCCTGATCGACGGGGTGATCGAACGGGGCGAATGCGACTATGTCCGCAGCATCGCCGCACCGCTGCCCATGGCCGTGATCGGAGACATGCTCGGGGTGCGGCCCGAGGAACGCGACATGCTGCTCAAGTGGTCCGACGATCTGGTGTGCGGGCTGAGTTCGCACCTCGACGAGTCGGCTGTGCAGTCGCTCATGGAGACCTTCGCGGCCTACACGGCGTTCACCATGGACGTCATCGCCAAGCGGCGCGCCGAGCCCACCGACGACCTCTTCTCGGTGCTGGTGAACTCTGAGGTCGAGGGTTCGCGGATGTCCGACGACGAGATCGTCATGGAGACCCTGCTGCTCCTGATCGGCGGCGACGAGACCACGCGGCACACCCTGTCCGGTGGCACCGAACAGCTTCTGCGGCACCGCGATCAGTGGGACAGCCTGGTGGCCGATCCGTCCCTGCTCCCCGGCGCGATCGAGGAGATGCTGCGCTGGACCTCGCCCGTGAAGAACATGTGCCGGACCCTGACCGCCGACACCGAGTTCCACGGCACGTCGCTGAAGGCCGGCGAGAAGATCATGCTGATGTTCGAGTCGGCGAACTTCGACGAGTCGGTGTTCGGTGATCCCGACGAGTTCCGCATCGATCGGAATCCGAACAGCCACTTGGCCTTCGGCTTCGGAACGCATTTCTGTCTGGGCAACCAGCTGGCCCGGCTGGAGCTGCGGATCATGCTCGAGCATGTGCTGCGGCGGATGCCGGACCTGCGGCTGGTCGATGAGGATCGCCTGCCGCTGCGGCCCGCGAACTTCGTCAGCGGGCTTGAGGAGATGCCGGTGGTCTTCACCCCGGGGGTTCTTTCTTAG
- a CDS encoding acetoacetate decarboxylase family protein, whose product MPDTSQHTIQGTVLTMPVRIRRADNHVAVFTVPLEAAQKMIDYSGLEAYPFLPGKAVVMLMLVRYHDGDLGKYHEFGTAVMVNPRGARLKGPAAFGSAAAFIHHLPVNQGFTLEAGRSIWGFPKIMADFTVREDRGFDFDVSENGQLIAGIEFGAGLPLPSRLTSAPRTMTQYSHLDGVTREIVSEMRNSGMRVRLGGARLRLGSHPYADELRALGLPKRAFATQSSANVEMTFGDATEITRESNNS is encoded by the coding sequence ATGCCGGACACATCGCAACACACGATCCAGGGCACCGTGCTGACGATGCCGGTGCGGATCCGCAGGGCCGACAACCACGTGGCGGTGTTCACCGTGCCGTTGGAGGCCGCGCAGAAGATGATCGATTACAGCGGGCTGGAGGCGTACCCGTTTCTGCCCGGCAAGGCCGTCGTGATGCTGATGCTGGTGCGCTACCACGACGGAGACCTCGGTAAGTACCACGAGTTCGGCACCGCCGTGATGGTCAATCCGCGCGGTGCGCGCCTCAAGGGACCCGCGGCGTTCGGGTCCGCGGCCGCGTTCATCCACCATCTGCCGGTGAATCAGGGGTTCACGCTCGAGGCCGGTCGGTCGATCTGGGGATTCCCGAAGATCATGGCCGACTTCACGGTGCGTGAGGACCGCGGGTTCGACTTCGACGTCTCGGAGAACGGCCAGCTGATCGCCGGGATCGAGTTTGGGGCCGGACTGCCGCTGCCGTCGCGGTTGACGTCCGCGCCGCGGACCATGACGCAGTACAGCCACCTCGACGGTGTCACGCGCGAAATCGTTTCGGAGATGCGTAATTCCGGTATGCGGGTGCGCCTCGGTGGAGCGCGGCTGCGGCTCGGCAGCCACCCCTACGCAGACGAACTCCGCGCGCTTGGCCTGCCCAAGCGCGCGTTCGCCACGCAATCGTCGGCCAACGTCGAGATGACCTTCGGCGACGCCACCGAGATCACGAGGGAGTCCAACAACTCATGA
- a CDS encoding NAD(P)H-dependent flavin oxidoreductase — protein sequence MKTELTERFGIEYPIFVFTPSEKVAAAVSKAGGLGVLGCVRFNDADDLEEVLQWMDANTDGKPYGVDIVMPAKVPTEGTAVDINKLVPQTHRDFVAKTLADLGVPPLAEDEARNEGVLGWLHSVARSHVDVALKHPIKLIANALGSPPKDVIDQAHQAGVPVAALAGSAKHALRHVENGVDIVVAQGHEAGGHTGEIGSMVLWPEIVDALDGKAPVLAAGGIGTGRQVAAALALGAQGVWMGSAFLTSAEYDLGVRLDSGRSVVQEAMLNATSADTVRRRIYTGKPARLLKSRWTDAWDAEGAPEPLPMPLQNILVSEAHQRMSESKDPTAVAMPVGQIVGRMNEIRPVADIIAELVSGFEDATKRLDGIRES from the coding sequence ATGAAAACAGAACTGACGGAAAGGTTCGGGATCGAATACCCGATCTTCGTCTTCACGCCGTCGGAGAAGGTCGCGGCCGCGGTCAGCAAGGCCGGTGGACTGGGCGTGCTCGGCTGCGTCCGGTTCAACGACGCGGACGACCTCGAAGAGGTCCTGCAGTGGATGGACGCCAACACCGACGGTAAGCCGTACGGCGTCGACATCGTGATGCCCGCCAAGGTGCCCACCGAGGGCACGGCCGTCGACATCAACAAGCTGGTCCCGCAGACTCACCGCGACTTCGTCGCCAAGACGCTCGCCGACCTCGGTGTGCCACCCCTGGCCGAGGACGAGGCCCGCAACGAGGGCGTCCTGGGCTGGCTGCACTCGGTGGCGCGCAGCCACGTCGACGTCGCGCTCAAGCACCCGATCAAGCTCATCGCCAACGCGCTGGGTTCACCGCCCAAGGACGTCATCGACCAGGCACACCAGGCCGGTGTCCCGGTGGCGGCGCTCGCGGGCAGCGCCAAACACGCTCTGCGCCATGTGGAGAACGGTGTCGACATCGTCGTCGCGCAGGGGCATGAGGCCGGCGGACACACTGGCGAGATCGGTTCCATGGTGCTGTGGCCCGAGATCGTCGACGCGCTCGACGGCAAGGCCCCCGTGCTGGCCGCGGGTGGCATCGGCACGGGCCGCCAGGTCGCCGCGGCGCTCGCGCTGGGCGCGCAGGGCGTCTGGATGGGCTCGGCGTTCCTGACGTCGGCCGAGTACGACCTGGGCGTGCGGTTGGACTCCGGTCGCTCGGTGGTGCAGGAGGCCATGCTCAACGCCACGTCGGCCGACACCGTGCGCCGTCGCATCTACACCGGCAAGCCCGCGCGCCTGCTCAAGAGTCGCTGGACCGACGCGTGGGACGCCGAGGGCGCACCCGAACCGCTGCCCATGCCGCTGCAGAACATCCTGGTCAGCGAGGCCCATCAGCGGATGAGCGAGTCGAAGGACCCGACCGCGGTGGCCATGCCGGTCGGACAGATCGTCGGCCGGATGAACGAGATTCGCCCCGTCGCCGACATCATCGCCGAACTGGTGAGCGGTTTCGAGGACGCCACCAAGCGCCTCGACGGCATCCGCGAGAGCTGA
- a CDS encoding LLM class F420-dependent oxidoreductase, whose product MKLGLQLGYWGAHAPSNHAELVAAAEDAGFDTVFTAEAWGSDAYTPLAWWGRETSRLRLGTSVVQLSARTPTACAMAALTLDHLSGGRHILGLGVSGPQVVEGWYGQKFPKPLARTREYIDIIRQVWAREAPVTSAGPHYPLPLSGEGTTGLGKALKPITHPLRADIPIMLGAEGPKNVALAAEICDGWLPIFYSPRLAPMYNEWLDEGFARPGARRSREDFEICATAQVVVTEDRPAVLELIKPHLALYMGGMGAEDTNFHADVYRRMGYSEVVDDVTKLFRAGRKDEAAKVIPDELVDDAAIVGDVDYVRKQIAAWEAAGVTMMVVGARSTEQIRDLVALM is encoded by the coding sequence ATGAAGCTGGGCCTGCAGTTGGGTTACTGGGGTGCGCACGCACCCTCCAATCACGCCGAACTGGTGGCGGCCGCCGAGGACGCCGGGTTCGACACCGTCTTCACCGCCGAGGCCTGGGGATCGGACGCCTACACGCCGCTGGCGTGGTGGGGCCGCGAGACCAGCCGGCTGCGTCTGGGCACGTCCGTCGTGCAGTTGTCGGCGCGCACGCCCACGGCCTGTGCGATGGCCGCGCTGACGCTGGACCACCTCTCGGGCGGGCGGCACATCCTGGGTCTGGGCGTCTCGGGCCCGCAGGTGGTGGAGGGCTGGTACGGCCAGAAGTTCCCGAAGCCGTTGGCCCGCACGCGTGAGTACATCGACATCATCCGCCAGGTCTGGGCCCGCGAAGCGCCCGTGACGAGCGCGGGTCCGCACTATCCGCTCCCGCTGTCGGGGGAGGGCACCACCGGTCTGGGCAAGGCGCTCAAGCCGATCACGCATCCGCTTCGCGCCGACATTCCGATCATGCTGGGCGCTGAGGGGCCCAAGAACGTGGCGTTGGCCGCGGAGATCTGCGACGGGTGGCTGCCGATCTTCTACTCGCCGCGGTTGGCGCCGATGTACAACGAATGGCTCGACGAGGGCTTCGCCCGCCCGGGCGCGCGTCGTTCGCGTGAGGACTTCGAGATCTGCGCGACGGCCCAGGTGGTCGTCACCGAGGACCGTCCGGCCGTGTTGGAGCTGATCAAGCCGCACCTGGCGCTCTACATGGGCGGTATGGGCGCCGAAGACACCAACTTCCACGCCGACGTCTACCGCCGGATGGGCTACTCCGAGGTGGTCGACGACGTCACCAAGCTCTTCCGGGCGGGCCGCAAGGACGAGGCGGCCAAGGTCATCCCCGACGAACTCGTCGACGACGCCGCGATCGTCGGCGATGTGGACTACGTCCGTAAGCAGATCGCCGCCTGGGAAGCCGCTGGAGTGACCATGATGGTGGTCGGGGCTCGCTCAACCGAGCAGATCCGCGACCTCGTCGCGTTGATGTAA
- a CDS encoding crotonase/enoyl-CoA hydratase family protein: MSEPEKGPDALVEQRGHTLIVTLNRPEARNALSTEMLSIMVEAWDRVDNDPDIRTCILTGAGGYFCAGMDLKSATKKPPGDSFKDGSYDPSRIDGLLKGRRLTKPLIAAVEGPAIAGGTEILQGTDIRIAGESAKFGISEAKWSLYPMGGSAVRLVRQIPYTIACDLLLTGRHITAAEALSYGLIGYVVPDGSALDKALEIAEVINNNGPLAVQAILKTIRETEGMHENEAFKPDTANGIPVFLSDDAKEGPLAFKEKRAPNFKMK, translated from the coding sequence GTGAGCGAGCCTGAAAAAGGACCCGACGCCCTCGTTGAACAGCGTGGACACACCCTGATCGTCACGTTGAACCGGCCGGAGGCCCGTAACGCTCTCTCGACTGAGATGCTCTCGATCATGGTCGAGGCGTGGGACCGCGTCGACAACGATCCGGACATCCGGACCTGCATCCTGACCGGGGCCGGCGGCTACTTCTGCGCGGGCATGGACCTCAAGTCCGCGACCAAGAAGCCGCCGGGAGATTCGTTCAAGGACGGCAGCTACGACCCGTCGCGCATCGACGGTCTGCTCAAGGGCCGGCGCCTGACCAAGCCGCTGATCGCGGCCGTCGAGGGTCCGGCGATCGCAGGCGGCACCGAGATCCTGCAGGGCACCGACATCCGCATCGCCGGTGAGAGCGCCAAGTTCGGCATCTCCGAAGCCAAGTGGAGCCTGTACCCGATGGGCGGGTCGGCGGTGCGCCTGGTGCGTCAGATTCCCTACACGATCGCGTGCGATCTGCTGCTCACCGGACGGCACATCACCGCGGCCGAGGCGCTGTCGTACGGCCTGATCGGCTATGTGGTGCCCGACGGTTCGGCGTTGGACAAGGCGCTGGAGATCGCCGAGGTGATCAACAACAACGGTCCGCTGGCCGTGCAGGCGATCCTGAAGACCATTCGCGAGACCGAGGGCATGCACGAGAACGAGGCGTTCAAGCCCGACACCGCCAACGGCATCCCGGTGTTCCTGTCCGATGACGCCAAGGAGGGCCCGTTGGCGTTCAAGGAGAAGCGGGCGCCGAACTTCAAGATGAAGTAG
- a CDS encoding acetolactate synthase large subunit translates to MNGAQALLASLLNHDVDVCFANPGTSEMHFVAALDRVPAMRGVLGLFEGVATGAADGYARMADKPAAVLLHLGPGLGNGLANLHNARRAHVPMVVVVGDHATHHKKYDAPLESDIDAVAGTVSGWVRRTQRVADVGVDAAAAIEASRNGEIATLILPADVSWSEGGDPAEPGPVSSDPQVDTDAVRAAAKALRSGDPTVILIGGDATRASGLSAAVRIAERTGARVLCETFPTRLERGAGVPAVDRLAYFAEAAEAQLAGTQHLILAGARSPVSFFAYPGKRSDLVPDGCAPLTLAGHRGAAEALELLADELAPDTTAALAPAARPELPTGPLTAVSVAAAVGAMLPEGTVIVDESNTAGVMLAASTAGAPAHDVLTLTGGAIGYGMPAAIGAAIAAPDRPILSLQADGSAMYTVSALWTQARENLNVTTVILNNGAYDILRIELQRVGAENADTPGPRALDLLDLGRPAIDFVKIAEGMGVPARRVTTAEDLTAALAEAFAETGPHLIEAVIPSIVG, encoded by the coding sequence GTGAACGGTGCCCAAGCCCTCCTCGCCAGTCTGCTGAACCACGACGTCGACGTCTGCTTCGCCAATCCGGGCACCTCGGAGATGCACTTCGTGGCCGCCCTCGACCGGGTGCCCGCGATGCGCGGTGTGCTCGGCCTCTTCGAGGGCGTGGCCACCGGCGCCGCCGACGGCTACGCGCGGATGGCCGACAAACCCGCGGCGGTCCTGCTGCATCTCGGCCCAGGACTCGGCAACGGCCTGGCCAACCTGCACAACGCGCGGCGCGCGCACGTCCCGATGGTCGTAGTCGTCGGAGACCACGCGACCCACCACAAGAAGTACGACGCACCACTGGAATCCGACATTGACGCAGTGGCGGGCACGGTTTCGGGCTGGGTCCGTCGAACGCAACGCGTCGCCGACGTCGGCGTCGACGCTGCGGCCGCCATCGAGGCCAGCCGCAATGGAGAGATCGCCACGCTGATCCTGCCCGCCGACGTGTCGTGGTCCGAGGGCGGCGACCCCGCAGAACCCGGCCCGGTCTCGTCGGATCCGCAGGTCGACACCGATGCCGTGCGCGCCGCCGCGAAGGCGCTTCGGTCTGGGGATCCCACAGTCATCCTGATCGGCGGCGACGCCACGCGCGCGTCAGGTCTGTCGGCCGCGGTGCGCATCGCCGAGCGCACCGGTGCCCGTGTGCTGTGCGAGACATTCCCGACGAGGCTGGAGCGCGGCGCGGGTGTGCCGGCCGTCGACCGGCTCGCCTACTTCGCCGAGGCTGCCGAGGCGCAACTGGCGGGCACACAGCATCTGATCCTGGCCGGCGCCCGATCGCCGGTGTCCTTCTTCGCCTATCCGGGTAAGCGCAGCGACCTGGTGCCCGACGGCTGCGCCCCGCTCACCCTGGCAGGCCACCGGGGCGCCGCCGAGGCACTCGAACTCCTCGCCGACGAACTCGCTCCAGACACCACCGCCGCCCTCGCGCCTGCGGCGCGCCCGGAGCTGCCGACGGGACCGTTGACCGCGGTGTCCGTGGCCGCGGCTGTGGGTGCGATGCTGCCGGAGGGGACGGTCATCGTCGACGAATCCAACACCGCGGGTGTGATGTTGGCGGCCAGCACTGCCGGGGCGCCGGCGCACGACGTGCTGACGCTGACCGGTGGCGCCATCGGCTACGGAATGCCCGCGGCCATCGGCGCCGCGATCGCCGCCCCGGACCGGCCCATCCTGTCGCTGCAGGCCGACGGTTCGGCGATGTACACGGTGTCGGCGCTGTGGACCCAGGCCCGGGAGAACCTGAACGTGACGACCGTGATCCTCAACAACGGCGCCTATGACATCCTGCGCATCGAACTGCAGCGCGTGGGCGCCGAGAATGCCGACACACCCGGCCCGCGCGCACTCGATCTTCTCGACTTGGGCCGTCCGGCAATTGATTTCGTCAAGATCGCCGAGGGCATGGGAGTCCCGGCCCGGCGCGTCACCACGGCCGAGGACCTGACCGCTGCGCTCGCCGAGGCCTTCGCCGAAACCGGACCGCACCTGATCGAGGCCGTCATCCCGTCGATCGTCGGGTGA